The following are encoded together in the Juglans microcarpa x Juglans regia isolate MS1-56 chromosome 2D, Jm3101_v1.0, whole genome shotgun sequence genome:
- the LOC121250025 gene encoding F-box/kelch-repeat protein At1g55270-like, translating to MDRVIQPPLVDTTACLCRVDAGLKTVAGAKRFVPGAKLCLQPDIKPSIHPTRNKPSRGDRNRNQSPLLPGLPDDLAIACLIRVPRVEHRKLRLVCKKWYRLLAGNFFYSLRKGLGIAEEWVYVIKRDRDGKISWHAFDPIYQLWQPLPPVPKEYSEALGFGCAVLSGCHLYLFGGKDPLKGSMRRVIFYSARTNKWHRAPDMLRRRHFFGSCVINNCLYVAGGENEGVHRSLRSAEVYDPNKNRWSLVADMSTAMVPFIGVVYEGKWYLKGLGSHRQVLSEAYQPETDTWYPVYDGMVTGWRNPSTSLNGQLYALECKDGCKLRVYDEAADSWSKHIDSKMHLGNSRALEAAALLPLNGKLCIIRNNMSISLVDVSKSADARGPASEHLWETIAGKGQFKTLVSNLLSSLAGRNRLKSHIVHCQVLQA from the exons ATGGACAGAGTGATTCAGCCTCCTCTG GTTGATACAACAGCCTGTCTATGTAGGGTAGATGCAGGCCTCAAAACTGTTGCAGGTGCAAAAAGATTTGTTCCTGGGGCGAAGCTCTGTCTTCAGCCTGACATTAAACCATCAATTCATCCTACAAGGAACAAGCCATCTCGTGGTGACAGGAACCGAAACCAATCCCCTCTGCTTCCAGGACTCCCCGATGATCTCGCCATTGCTTGCCTAATCCGGGTCCCAAGGGTTGAGCATCGGAAACTCCGGCTGGTCTGCAAAAAATGGTATCGTCTTCTGGCTGGAAACTTCTTTTACTCACTTCGAAAGGGCCTTGGAATTGCAGAAGAATGGGTATATGTCATTAAAAGGGACAGAGATGGGAAAATATCATGGCATGCCTTTGATCCTATATACCAGCTTTGGCAGCCTCTGCCTCCTGTGCCAAAGGAATATTCTGAAGCCCTTGGGTTTGGTTGTGCTGTCCTTAGTGGGTGTCACCTCTATTTGTTTGGTGGTAAAGACCCACTAAAGGGATCAATGAGGCGTGTCATTTTTTATAGTGCCAGGACTAATAAATGGCACCGTGCCCCCGATATGCTTCGTCGGCGACATTTTTTTGGCTCTTGTGTCATAAACAATTGCTTGTATGTAGCAGGTGGAGAGAACGAGGGTGTGCACCGGTCCTTGAGATCAGCTGAAGTCTATGATCCTAATAAGAATCGATGGTCCCTTGTTGCGGACATGAGCACTGCAATGGTTCCCTTTATTGGGGTTGTCTATGAGGGCAAGTGGTACTTGAAGGGGCTTGGGTCTCATCGGCAGGTTCTAAGTGAGGCATACCAACCAGAAACTGACACCTGGTACCCTGTTTATGATGGAATGGTCACAGGTTGGAGAAACCCAAGTACTTCCCTTAACGGGCAACTTTATGCTTTGGAATGCAAGGATGGCTGCAAACTTAGGGTTTATGATGAAGCAGCTGATTCCTGGAGCAAGCATATTGACAGTAAAATGCATTTGGGGAATTCTAGGGCTTTGGAGGCAGCTGCTCTTCTACCCCTTAACGGGAAACTGTGTATCATCAGAAACAATATGAGCATTTCTCTGGTAGACGTTTCGAAATCTGCAGATGCAAGGGGACCTGCATCTGAACATTTGTGGGAAACAATAGCGGGGAAGGGGCAGTTCAAGACTTTGGTCTCAAATCTCTTGTCCAGCCTTGCCGGCAGGAACCGCCTGAAAAGCCACATTGTTCACTGCCAGGTTCTTCAAGCTTAA